From a single Lolium rigidum isolate FL_2022 chromosome 7, APGP_CSIRO_Lrig_0.1, whole genome shotgun sequence genomic region:
- the LOC124674923 gene encoding protein WHAT'S THIS FACTOR 9, mitochondrial-like gives MQKVRLKWVKNRGLDHLIARTTSIRSSCLLLDYLARQPSPPVPARALARFQKPLGLTFPVLRFLRRHPTLFAEQPHPRFPSLPAFSLTPASDILLARLARASAADSHLRLARLLLLTRSRSLPLASILPLRFDLGLPYDFASAFPSTHPDLFTVSNNHISLSTSHLPEDIAVSSLQRRHAEAITGATYRAMSRSPSSSLAPLAFPMRFPRGYGGMKKVKAWMDDFHRLPYISPYDDASGIDPDSDIYEKRNIALLHELLGLMVHKMVRRNAIRLLREELGLPHKFTRLFTRYPGVFYLSLKCKTTTLVLREGYERGKLVEQHPLAAVRDKVHYVMRTGVLYRGKGLSKLVLDEDDDEEGALDGDKEFQGYGMDEDADVECFGMEIVDDDGSGLEDNDEHDGYD, from the coding sequence ATGCAGAAGGTGCGGCTGAAGTGGGTGAAGAACCGAGGCCTGGACCACCTCATCGCCCGCACCACCTCCATCCGCTCGTCCTGCCTCCTGCTGGACTACCTCGCCCGCCAGCCGTCGCCCCCCGTGCCGGCGCGCGCCCTCGCGCGCTTCCAGAAGCCGCTCGGCCTCACCTTCCCGGtgctccgcttcctccgccgccacccgACCCTCTTCGCCGAGCAACCCCACCCTCGCTTCCCCTCCCTCCCGGCCTTCTCCCTCACGCCCGCCTCCGACATCCTCCTCGCCCGCCTCGcgcgcgcctccgccgccgacTCCCACCTCCGCctcgcgcgcctcctcctcctcacccgcTCCAGGTCGCTCCCGCTGGCCTCCATCCTCCCGCTCCGCTTCGACCTCGGCCTGCCCTACGACTTCGCCTCCGCCTTCCCCTCCACTCACCCCGACCTCTTCACAGTCTCCAACAACCACATCTCGCTCTCCACCTCCCACCTCCCGGAGGACATCGCCGTATCCTCCCTGCAGCGCCGCCACGCCGAGGCCATCACGGGGGCGACCTACCGCGCCATGTCCCGCTCGCCGTCCTCCTCACTCGCCCCCCTCGCGTTCCCGATGCGGTTCCCGCGAGGGTACGGCGGGATGAAGAAGGTCAAGGCCTGGATGGACGATTTCCACCGGCTGCCTTACATCTCGCCCTACGATGACGCCTCAGGGATCGACCCCGACAGCGACATCTACGAGAAGAGGAACATCGCTTTGCTGCACGAGTTGCTCGGGCTGATGGTGCACAAGATGGTGCGGAGGAACGCCATCCGGCTGCTCCGGGAGGAGCTCGGCCTGCCTCACAAGTTCACGAGGCTGTTTACGCGCTACCCTGGGGTCTTCTACCTGTCGTTGAAGTGCAAGACGACCACGCTGGTGCTTCGCGAGGGGTACGAGAGGGGGAAGCTCGTGGAGCAGCACCCCCTCGCCGCGGTGAGGGACAAGGTGCACTACGTGATGCGCACTGGCGTGCTGTACCGTGGGAAGGGCTTGTCCAAGCTGGTTttggacgaggatgatgatgaagagggtgCACTGGATGGAGACAAGGAGTTTCAAGGGTACGGGATGGATGAGGATGCTGATGTTGAGTGCTTTGGAATGGAGATTGTGGACGATGACGGGTCTGGTCTCGAGGACAATGATGAACATGATGGTTATGATTAA